From Paenibacillus sp. PK3_47, the proteins below share one genomic window:
- a CDS encoding response regulator transcription factor, whose product MNKPSILVVEDDKPIRKLITTTLETQGYKYHTAETGAASILEAVSSPPDLMILDLGLPDMDGVEIIRKIRSWSNLPIIVVSARSEDRDKIDALDAGADDYLTKPFSVEELLARLRVSLRRIRNDSDKLLKDASVFHNGSLKIDYAAGCVWVEEEEVHLTPSEYKLLCLLAKNAGKVLTHNYILHEIWGSHTYDIPALRVFMATLRKKIEKPSQSKIIQTHIGVGYRMLQVGDETR is encoded by the coding sequence ATGAATAAACCGTCAATTCTCGTAGTGGAGGACGATAAACCGATCCGGAAGCTTATTACAACTACGCTGGAGACACAAGGCTATAAATATCATACGGCAGAAACAGGCGCAGCTTCGATTCTCGAGGCTGTATCCAGCCCGCCGGATCTGATGATCCTCGATTTGGGCCTTCCCGATATGGATGGGGTAGAAATTATCCGCAAGATCCGCTCCTGGTCCAACCTGCCCATCATCGTCGTCAGTGCCCGCAGTGAAGACAGGGACAAAATCGATGCGCTCGATGCCGGAGCAGACGATTATCTCACCAAGCCGTTCAGCGTGGAGGAGCTGCTGGCCAGACTGCGCGTCAGTCTGCGGCGGATCCGCAATGACAGCGATAAGCTGCTGAAAGACGCGTCTGTTTTTCATAACGGCAGCCTGAAAATTGATTATGCCGCCGGCTGTGTATGGGTGGAGGAAGAAGAGGTCCATCTTACGCCGAGCGAATATAAACTGTTATGCCTGCTGGCGAAGAACGCCGGCAAAGTGCTGACCCATAATTACATTCTGCATGAAATCTGGGGAAGCCACACCTATGATATCCCGGCCCTGCGAGTGTTTATGGCTACCCTGCGCAAAAAAATTGAAAAGCCCTCCCAATCCAAGATTATTCAGACCCATATCGGGGTGGGGTACCGGATGCTCCAGGTGGGGGATGAAACCCGGTAA